The following are from one region of the Nostoc cf. commune SO-36 genome:
- a CDS encoding RNA-guided endonuclease InsQ/TnpB family protein: MFNLTYEFKLKPTQTQIAMFEEWLETHRRVYNYALAERKDWYKSRSCRVNACSLQSEYIISADTPRPTFASQCKSLTAARKESDFLLRVNAQSLQQTLRRLEKAFVSMWEQNHGFPRFKKSGRMRSFSFPQLGAKPLSNGYVKLPVIGAVKVRQSRDIPDGGTIKQARVVRRVSGWYVMLTVQWDVSVPQPMPHGEGVGIDVGLTSFIATSNGLLVKRSRFFTDAERKLKLLQQRVKRKRLGSNNWKKALHKVAKLHEYVANCRKDWHRKLSYQICTDTGMVFVEDLNLVGLSRGMLGKHCLDAGFGQFFNILEQTCFKRGVYFQKVNSRKTSQICPNCLFETGKKELSERTHVCSNCGYTTDRDVAAAQVVLARGLAAVGHTVKMLAEGKFIGIPLKQESPGF, translated from the coding sequence GTGTTTAACCTAACTTACGAATTTAAATTAAAACCAACACAAACCCAAATTGCGATGTTTGAGGAATGGCTAGAAACCCATAGACGGGTGTACAACTATGCTTTGGCAGAGCGCAAGGATTGGTATAAATCTCGTAGCTGTCGGGTTAATGCTTGTTCACTTCAATCTGAATACATCATCTCTGCCGATACTCCCCGCCCAACATTTGCTAGTCAGTGCAAGTCTTTAACTGCTGCACGTAAAGAAAGTGATTTCTTGTTACGTGTTAATGCTCAGTCTTTGCAGCAAACATTGAGACGACTTGAAAAGGCTTTTGTAAGTATGTGGGAGCAAAATCACGGATTCCCAAGATTCAAAAAATCTGGGCGAATGCGGTCTTTTTCTTTCCCACAGTTGGGAGCAAAACCATTAAGCAATGGGTATGTGAAACTGCCTGTTATTGGTGCGGTCAAAGTTCGTCAGTCAAGGGATATTCCTGATGGCGGGACAATCAAGCAAGCGCGTGTAGTCAGACGTGTTTCTGGGTGGTACGTGATGCTAACTGTTCAGTGGGATGTATCTGTGCCTCAGCCAATGCCTCATGGGGAAGGAGTAGGAATTGATGTAGGGCTAACCAGTTTTATTGCAACTTCCAACGGGCTTTTGGTCAAACGTTCGAGGTTTTTTACAGATGCCGAACGCAAGCTGAAATTGCTGCAACAGCGTGTCAAGAGAAAACGCTTAGGCTCGAACAATTGGAAGAAAGCACTTCATAAAGTTGCAAAACTCCATGAGTACGTTGCTAACTGTCGTAAAGATTGGCATAGAAAACTGTCTTATCAAATCTGTACCGATACTGGAATGGTATTTGTTGAAGACTTAAACCTAGTCGGCTTGTCTCGTGGGATGCTGGGTAAACATTGTTTAGACGCGGGGTTTGGGCAATTCTTCAACATTCTTGAGCAGACTTGTTTTAAGCGTGGTGTCTATTTCCAAAAAGTAAATAGCCGCAAAACTAGCCAAATATGTCCCAATTGTTTGTTTGAGACAGGTAAAAAAGAGCTTTCAGAACGTACTCATGTTTGCTCAAATTGCGGCTATACGACTGATAGGGATGTTGCCGCCGCACAAGTAGTTCTAGCTAGAGGACTTGCAGCCGTAGGGCATACGGTCAAGATGCTTGCTGAGGGTAAATTCATTGGAATCCCTTTGAAGCAAGAATCCCCCGGCTTCTAG